The following proteins are encoded in a genomic region of Xenopus laevis strain J_2021 chromosome 3L, Xenopus_laevis_v10.1, whole genome shotgun sequence:
- the snrpf.L gene encoding small nuclear ribonucleoprotein F, which produces MSLPLNPKPFLNGLTGKPVMVKLKWGMEYKGYLVSVDGYMNMQLANTEEYIDGALSGHLGEVLIRCNNVLYIRGVEEEEEDGEMRE; this is translated from the exons ATG AGTTTACCACTGAATCCAAAACCTTTCCTTAATGGCCTTACCGGTAAGCCAGTTATGGTAAAGCTGAAATGGGGGATGGAGTACAAAGGGTACCTGGTATCTGTGGATGGATACATGAATATGCAG CTTGCAAACACAGAAGAATACATTGATGGTGCGTTGTCTGGACATCTTGGAGAAGTTTTAATAAG ATGCAACAATGTGTTATATATACGTGGTgtagaagaagaggaggaagatggAGAGATGAGAgagtaa